GGAAAACAGATATTCTGCATCTTTCCCTCTCTCCGACAACATGTCGGTAGGCAAATAACGCATCACGTGATATTCCTCGATAAGCCTTGAGGCCATGACATGATAAAACCGCCGTTGGTCCCGCAATACCGCCAGGTTTCCGCCGATCTTCCGCGGCAGCTTGTTAATGTCGGAGAACAGCTGCCTCTCCTGCCTTGCATTGATGTCCAGATAAATCATTACGGACATCGGGAAATCATATAACCTGCGCAGCTTCTCCGTAATTTCAGCTACCCGGTCATATTCTCTCCTGTCTTTCGCCCTGGCCATATTGCCTTGAAGCGTTTCCATAACACGGCGGAAAGCGGCAAGCCTATGCTGTCCGTCGACGACATAGCATTTCTCGACCGGCTGCAAAAAATAACTGCTGAGCTCCTCCTCGTAGTGGCCTGCCCCCCGGGCGGATAAAATCACCCCCGGAAAATAAATGTTCTGGCCATGATCAAGGTACAACAGTACGTAATCGACCAACCTGGATACATTTTGCGGAATCAACTGACGCTGAACTTCCAAATCGATCTCGTAAATCGAAAAAAGCTTGCTCATCGGCAGTGTTGTCGATACCGTCGTTTGGCCAAAGGTTCGTGCCAAATTCCCCGAAACTTCAATGGAATAACCGGCCGAGCCTGTTGACCACAGATCAGAGAGTGATTGTACGGGTTCCATGATATTCCTCCATTAATGATTATTATTTACAGAATATACGAAGATTACCAACGATGCAAATTGACCTGGTGTGGAAACAAAGAAGACCGGATGCCGCTGATTAAGCTTATGCTCCGGTCATCATGTCTATTTATTTCCGAAATAAGGCTGCGTATTCAGCATATCCTTCTTTCTCCAAATTTTCCTTGGGAATAAACCGCAGTGCCGCGGAATTTATGCAGTATCGCAGGCCGTGCGGCCCGGGGCCGTCATTAAATACGTGTCCGAGGTGAGAGTCGGCTTTACCGCTGCGCACTTCCGTCCTGATCATGCCGTGGCTTTGATCCAGATGCTCTTTAACCTCATTGTCGTTCAACGGTTTCGTGAAACTGGGCCAACCGCAGCCCGAATCAAATTTATCGAGGGAGCTGAATAGGGCCTCGCCGGAAACGATGTCCACATAAATGCCTTCGCCCTTATGATCCCAGTATTCGTTCCTGAACGGCGGCTCCGTGGCATTATTCTGAGTTACTTCGTATTGAATCGGAGTGAGCCTTTCTTTCAGTTCCTTCTCATCCTTGCGGTATGTCCAATGTTCGTCGATAAATGCGTCTCTTCCTGAGCCCTTGCGGTACATTTTATATCTCAGCGGCTGCTTCTTGTAATAATCCTGATGATATTCCTCGGCCGGATAGAAAGCGCCTGCCGGTACGATTTCCGTAACGATCGGCTTACCGAACCTTCCGCTCTCCTGCAGGTCGCGTTTCGACTGCTCCGCTAAAATGCGCTGTTCTTCGGAGTGGTAGAAGATCGCTGTCCGGTATGAGGAGCCTTTGTCATGAAACTGGCCCTCGGGATCGGTCGGATCGATTTGCTGCCAATATAACTCCAATAACCGCTGGTAGCTCATAATGCCCGGATTGAACTGAATTTGAACCGCTTCGGCATGCCCGGTCGTTTCGGAGCAAACCTCTTCATACGTCGGATTCTCCGTGCGCCCGCCCGTGTATCCGGAGGTCACTTTAATGATTCCGGGCATCTGATCAAACGGCGTTACCATACACCAGAAGCATCCTCCAGCAAAAGTAGCCAACTCAACTTTTGATTCCGTCATAGCCATACCTCCATCTCGGTCTTATTATCATCAAATCATGAATCGTTTCATTTAAATACGGAATAAACCGTACCCGGCCAGAGGAACTATCGGCTGCTCATCGACCATCAATCCATCCGCCTCCGACTTCAGCGCGACGTCCACAAGCCACTGTGTAAAGCCGGCGACTTCCATTGATTCCATTTCCCCCAGACTGAAAAATCCGGCTCCGTCGACTTCATAACCGTCAGGGGTCGGTTCCCCGCCGATATATTCCATCGCAAACGCGATATAAACATTATGTATCGTGCGCGGCTGATCCCGGATTGCCACCACTCCCTTAATCGCCGCATCGATGCCCGATTCCTCAAGGACTTCTCTTCTAACCGTTTCATGCATCATTTCATGCTGTTCTAAATAGCCGCCGGGGTTCGTCCATTTTCCTTTCCCCGGTTCCTGGGCTCTGCGGACGAGCAGGATTTTCCCGTCCTTAACGACAAGGGCGCCGACACCTACGCTGTAATTACCCCAATGAACGAAGCTGCAAGCGGTGCATGCCTTTCTAGTGGTTCCGTCCATATCCCGCAGCTCTAATGCCGAGCCGCACGACATACAATATTTTGCTTCCATCACTGTCACCTTATTTGTCAGATGTATAATGCCTTGGTATTCTCACAATCATCATAACGTTGAATGCATGTATTCTCAAGTATCAAGTGTGCCTTGCGAGGGAATCCCAAAATAAAAAAATCCGCGGTAAGCGGATTTTGGGATTTTGACAGCCGGTTCAAAGAGTAAATAAATGTCTGCCGATTTTTGTGATTATTTTGCGTGACCGGATCCAATCTGAAGTAGCGGTATCGGGGTTATAGTAGAAGAGAGCTTTGCCTGTCGGATCCCACCCTCTTACTGCGTCTTTCGCCGCTTGATAAGCAGTTTGGTTCGGCAACAGCCAATATTGGCCGTCCGCAACGGCAGTGAACGCATAAGGCTCCATAATAACATCGGTTAATGTTTTCGGAAACAGCGGGGACTGCAGCCGGTTCATTACAACGGCTCCAACCGCGACTTGACCTTTATAAGTTTCCCCTCTCGCTTCACCGTATATAATACGAGCCAGCTTAGTCAATTCCGGCTTGCTGACCGTAACTTTTTTGAGCATTAACCATGTTTGCCGTCCTGCAATCCCATCGGCCGGAAGCCCGTAATCTTTCTGAAAACGCATAACACTGTTCCGGGTCACCATCCCGAAGGACGTATTAAAGGAAGAGTTGAAATAACCGAGCGTCTGAAGCCGGAACTGCAAGTCAGGCACGTCCGGTCCTTTGCTTCCAAAACTCAAGGTGGCGGGAGCTTGCGCAGCGGCATAATTGTTTATGGTGACGGCAGAGAGAATGAACATAAATAGAAAAAGAATCGATAGTCGTCTGTACATGATGGATATATTCCTCCGTATCGTTATCAGATGTTCTGGTGCAGTATACTGTGGTCGATTGTAGCACAATTGGCAGAGCCGGATACGGATTGATAATAAATTTTAATGATCTTAAAAATTTTTCATTTTAGCAGAAAATACCGCTGCTGACGAGATGCTATTCCGGCTTAAAACAACGATGGATACAGGATTTCCCAGTGCGCCGTTACAATGCGCCAACCGGCTGTTCCGCTCCCCGGCACCTCGTCAGTTCGACCTTTGTTTACATTAATAGAAGGCCTGCATTAAAATATAACTATGTAATCCCGCAAAGAGGTGAGAATACGTTGAACGTCATCAAGCTGAAAGACCGCCAGGAGCTCGACCGCAGGACGCCTTCCATGCCCTGGTACGTGGAAAAATTTATCAACTACAAGCTTCCGGATCTCTCCCCGTCCTCCCTGCTCGAATATGTACGGGACTACGAGACGTTTCTCTCTTGGCTGCTTGCAGAAGGGCTGGCTGCGGGACCGACGTTCCGCGATATCACGCTTGAAGAACTCGAGAAGCTGCATATGGACAGCATCGACCATTTCAAAATGTTTCTCGCCACAAGGCAGCAGCTGTCCAACAGCAAGACAACAATCTCGCGCAAGCTTTCCTCGCTTCGGTCGCTCTTCCATTATTTGAGCCAAATCGCCGAGGACGAGCAGTTTTATCCGCTGCTCAAGCGAAACGTGATGGCCAAGGTATCGATCAAGCGGACGCATAAGCCGAAGGACACCGCAGCCAAGCTCGAAGGCAAACTGCTGCAGGAACAGGAAATTGACGAGTTTATCCGATTTATCAATGAGGATTACGGCAGGGATGTCGCTACCAACAAACAAGCGACGTTCGCTTATTTACGGAATCGAATCCGGGATACGTGCATCGTCAGCCTCATTCTCAATTCGGGTCTTCGGGTTTCGGAGGTCGTTAATATGAATGTGGATGATTTGGATATGAAGAAGAAGCTGCTGTATGTGTATCGCAAAGGCAAGAATGACGATACCTTTAAGACCCCGGTTTACTTCCGGCAGGAAGCGATGCGTGATTTGCAGCAGTATGTCTCATTGAGGGATTCCCAATATAAAGCGCCGAAGAGGGAGAAGGCGCTGTTCCTGGCGATCGCCAATGGCAGGAGGGAAGGCTCCCGTATGACGAAACGCGCCATACAGGAGATGGTCATCAAATACGCCAAACGCTTCGGCAAGCCGTACTTGTCGGTACATAAGCTGCGCCACTCGTTCGCAACGGATTATTATTTGCGCAACGACTTATACATGACGCAGGAGCAGCTCGGACATGCCTCGCCGGAAACGACGCAAATCTACGCGCACCTGACGGACAAAACGATGGCAGAAGCAATCGACCGCCAGAAGCGGCAGGAATAGGCAGCGGGGCGCAAGCCGCGGGAAATCAACTTAAATCCGGCGATAGATACTTCTGTTTGATCACCGCCAAGTGATGCAGTTCGTGACCTGCAATGACGTAAGCGGCGGCGCGGGCAGTGAGCGGCTTCCCGTACAGCTCGCCCTGCCGCGACCGCGATTCTTCGCTTAAACCGCGCAGCAGCGTTAACGTCGACCGGCGAACGAATGAATAATCGTCAATAAGCTCTTTAAGGGTCAGGCTGTCGAACGAGGCCGCCTGCATAAACTTATCCTGATCGTAGCTCTGAAACACGATCGCATCGCCGCGGGCAATGCGGAGCATCCGATAGGCCCAGACCCGCTCATTATCTATGATATGGCCCAGAACCTGCTTCAGGCTCCATTTGCCGGCTGCATACCTGTAGCTTGACTGCTCATCGGATATTTCTCCTGACAAAGCGACCATCTCCTCGAGCTGGGCGGTAAGCAGTTCTTCTATATTGCCCTTCGGTACAAGGCGGACATAGGTGTCGAAATAAGGGGCGTACTCATCTAAAGCGGGTCTTCTCATCATATTTTTCCTCCCGACTGGCGATAACTTCATAATTTTGCAGAACTTTGTCCAAGCGTCAACATTCTTTGGCGGTACTTTAATAATTCTGGAGGTTATTCAATCATGA
This is a stretch of genomic DNA from Paenibacillus sp. sptzw28. It encodes these proteins:
- a CDS encoding DNA sulfur modification protein DndB, translated to MEPVQSLSDLWSTGSAGYSIEVSGNLARTFGQTTVSTTLPMSKLFSIYEIDLEVQRQLIPQNVSRLVDYVLLYLDHGQNIYFPGVILSARGAGHYEEELSSYFLQPVEKCYVVDGQHRLAAFRRVMETLQGNMARAKDRREYDRVAEITEKLRRLYDFPMSVMIYLDINARQERQLFSDINKLPRKIGGNLAVLRDQRRFYHVMASRLIEEYHVMRYLPTDMLSERGKDAEYLFSYSLVIELLVALFEGRMKSAARNNGYHFTEQSLNAHLEHASLYFETLLRYLPEPGRGELCWSENLQIAMALFLHEEAFKTQQFNKYTLEYAMKILPHIDWDMIYKDDEKDRLPRRSRIMKAYQFIRDLFDEQHNFLIASREDAG
- the msrB gene encoding peptide-methionine (R)-S-oxide reductase MsrB, translating into MTESKVELATFAGGCFWCMVTPFDQMPGIIKVTSGYTGGRTENPTYEEVCSETTGHAEAVQIQFNPGIMSYQRLLELYWQQIDPTDPEGQFHDKGSSYRTAIFYHSEEQRILAEQSKRDLQESGRFGKPIVTEIVPAGAFYPAEEYHQDYYKKQPLRYKMYRKGSGRDAFIDEHWTYRKDEKELKERLTPIQYEVTQNNATEPPFRNEYWDHKGEGIYVDIVSGEALFSSLDKFDSGCGWPSFTKPLNDNEVKEHLDQSHGMIRTEVRSGKADSHLGHVFNDGPGPHGLRYCINSAALRFIPKENLEKEGYAEYAALFRK
- a CDS encoding NUDIX domain-containing protein → MEAKYCMSCGSALELRDMDGTTRKACTACSFVHWGNYSVGVGALVVKDGKILLVRRAQEPGKGKWTNPGGYLEQHEMMHETVRREVLEESGIDAAIKGVVAIRDQPRTIHNVYIAFAMEYIGGEPTPDGYEVDGAGFFSLGEMESMEVAGFTQWLVDVALKSEADGLMVDEQPIVPLAGYGLFRI
- a CDS encoding cell wall hydrolase, which produces MYRRLSILFLFMFILSAVTINNYAAAQAPATLSFGSKGPDVPDLQFRLQTLGYFNSSFNTSFGMVTRNSVMRFQKDYGLPADGIAGRQTWLMLKKVTVSKPELTKLARIIYGEARGETYKGQVAVGAVVMNRLQSPLFPKTLTDVIMEPYAFTAVADGQYWLLPNQTAYQAAKDAVRGWDPTGKALFYYNPDTATSDWIRSRKIITKIGRHLFTL
- the xerS gene encoding tyrosine recombinase XerS; translated protein: MNVIKLKDRQELDRRTPSMPWYVEKFINYKLPDLSPSSLLEYVRDYETFLSWLLAEGLAAGPTFRDITLEELEKLHMDSIDHFKMFLATRQQLSNSKTTISRKLSSLRSLFHYLSQIAEDEQFYPLLKRNVMAKVSIKRTHKPKDTAAKLEGKLLQEQEIDEFIRFINEDYGRDVATNKQATFAYLRNRIRDTCIVSLILNSGLRVSEVVNMNVDDLDMKKKLLYVYRKGKNDDTFKTPVYFRQEAMRDLQQYVSLRDSQYKAPKREKALFLAIANGRREGSRMTKRAIQEMVIKYAKRFGKPYLSVHKLRHSFATDYYLRNDLYMTQEQLGHASPETTQIYAHLTDKTMAEAIDRQKRQE
- a CDS encoding DinB family protein, whose protein sequence is MMRRPALDEYAPYFDTYVRLVPKGNIEELLTAQLEEMVALSGEISDEQSSYRYAAGKWSLKQVLGHIIDNERVWAYRMLRIARGDAIVFQSYDQDKFMQAASFDSLTLKELIDDYSFVRRSTLTLLRGLSEESRSRQGELYGKPLTARAAAYVIAGHELHHLAVIKQKYLSPDLS